One window from the genome of Fusobacteriaceae bacterium encodes:
- a CDS encoding 5'-methylthioadenosine/adenosylhomocysteine nucleosidase: protein MRKMLGIMGAMREETEALRGEMRDAVALSAGNLQFVRGSLAGRDIVLTQCGIGKVNAAMAATLMIERFGAEKLFFTGVAGAIDPVLDIGDIVIGTSLIEHDFDITAFGRAPGEIPGMETIGFPCDSGLVELADVQAKKLFQDIKAVRGVILSGDQFIASPEKIDWLKHTFGGICTEMEGAAVAHVCHLLRVPCLVLRAISDRADGNAKTDFGAFVRTSALRSKVLLTSLLQSL from the coding sequence ATGAGGAAAATGCTTGGTATTATGGGCGCCATGCGGGAAGAAACGGAAGCGTTGCGCGGGGAAATGCGCGACGCCGTTGCGCTATCCGCTGGAAATCTGCAATTTGTCCGGGGCAGCCTCGCCGGAAGGGACATTGTCCTGACCCAATGCGGCATCGGGAAAGTGAACGCGGCCATGGCCGCGACGCTGATGATCGAGCGCTTCGGGGCGGAAAAGCTCTTCTTCACCGGCGTGGCCGGCGCCATTGATCCGGTCCTCGATATCGGAGATATCGTTATCGGGACGTCCCTCATCGAGCATGACTTCGATATTACAGCCTTCGGGCGCGCCCCCGGGGAGATTCCGGGCATGGAAACGATCGGTTTTCCCTGCGATTCCGGACTCGTCGAACTGGCGGACGTACAGGCAAAAAAACTCTTTCAGGACATCAAAGCGGTCAGGGGCGTCATCTTGAGCGGCGATCAATTCATCGCGTCCCCCGAAAAAATAGATTGGTTGAAACACACATTTGGCGGTATATGCACAGAAATGGAAGGGGCGGCGGTCGCCCACGTCTGTCATTTGTTGCGCGTACCCTGTCTGGTCCTCCGGGCGATCTCCGACAGGGCCGACGGCAACGCCAAAACAGACTTCGGGGCCTTTGTCCGCACATCGGCGCTGCGGTCCAAAGTCCTTCTGACAAGCCTCCTGCAATCGCTCTGA
- a CDS encoding bifunctional folylpolyglutamate synthase/dihydrofolate synthase, which yields MDVKTENPTTTTQNNIDALLEELYAYSMHGIKLGLENIRILCRMLGNPQRRYKVIHIAGTNGKGSVTATIDNVLRKAGCRVGRYISPHILRFNERIAVDGEYITDEEIARYYGRVREAIAISDVKPTFFEVTTAMMFLWFADKGVEYAVVETGMGGRFDATNICDDLICVITNVTLEHTEFLGKTVRKISREKAGIIKHCRDVIVGDSKPTFLGQITKAMPKGAWPVNVLAKYKGARFTSDYDNFTITVHVDGKSYVYSLFGDYQFKNFLCAYEALKRLRVSEEAMIEGFATTVWECRFERWSKDPLIILDGAHNADGMAELAKIIRKGFARKDVVVITSILKDKKIEDMGVSLDSMADTVIFTAITHNPRGLRGEEVLARISSAEAEHLVENDLGEAARLAREMNKKLTLVCGSFYLLSEWKEKFTNQ from the coding sequence ATGGACGTGAAGACGGAAAATCCAACGACAACAACTCAAAACAATATAGACGCGCTGCTGGAAGAGCTCTACGCCTATTCCATGCACGGGATCAAGCTGGGCCTTGAAAACATCCGCATCCTATGCCGGATGTTGGGCAATCCCCAGAGGCGCTACAAGGTCATCCACATCGCCGGCACAAACGGCAAGGGATCCGTGACCGCGACGATCGACAATGTCCTCCGAAAGGCGGGCTGCCGGGTCGGACGCTACATTTCCCCCCACATCCTGCGTTTCAACGAAAGAATCGCCGTGGACGGGGAATATATCACGGACGAAGAGATCGCCCGATATTACGGGCGGGTTCGGGAAGCCATCGCCATATCCGACGTGAAACCCACGTTTTTCGAAGTCACGACGGCCATGATGTTTCTCTGGTTCGCCGACAAAGGCGTCGAGTACGCGGTTGTGGAGACCGGCATGGGCGGGCGCTTCGACGCGACGAACATCTGCGACGACCTCATCTGCGTCATCACCAACGTGACGCTGGAGCATACGGAATTTCTGGGAAAAACGGTCCGCAAGATCTCCCGGGAAAAGGCCGGAATCATCAAACATTGCCGCGACGTCATCGTCGGCGATTCCAAGCCCACATTCCTCGGGCAGATCACAAAGGCCATGCCCAAGGGCGCCTGGCCCGTCAACGTCCTCGCAAAGTACAAGGGCGCGAGGTTTACCAGCGATTACGACAACTTTACGATAACGGTCCATGTGGACGGCAAATCCTACGTCTACAGCTTATTCGGGGACTATCAGTTCAAGAATTTCCTCTGCGCCTACGAGGCCCTCAAAAGGCTTCGGGTATCGGAGGAGGCCATGATTGAGGGCTTTGCCACGACGGTCTGGGAATGCCGCTTCGAACGCTGGTCAAAGGATCCCCTGATCATTCTCGACGGGGCCCACAACGCCGACGGCATGGCGGAACTGGCCAAAATTATCCGCAAGGGCTTCGCGCGAAAGGACGTCGTCGTCATCACTTCGATCCTCAAAGACAAGAAAATCGAAGACATGGGCGTATCCCTCGACAGCATGGCGGATACCGTGATCTTTACGGCCATCACCCACAATCCCCGGGGACTTCGGGGGGAAGAGGTCTTGGCCCGGATAAGTTCCGCGGAGGCCGAGCACCTTGTGGAAAACGATCTCGGCGAGGCGGCGCGGCTGGCGCGGGAAATGAACAAAAAACTGACCCTTGTCTGCGGATCCTTCTATCTCCTCAGCGAGTGGAAGGAAAAATTTACGAATCAGTGA
- the hprK gene encoding HPr(Ser) kinase/phosphatase → MSNASNPTIGDLIAALSLEVLNPGNPGREIEGPNIYQIGYELTGFFNYSKAELEQSIQICGRKELMYIKTLPRDKIDSLLAKYFSFHFPALIITWDDPEIEAVMVKKAAAQDVTLLKSKLDTPVTIRMLKVFLQKRFVDEMILQGHIFLEIYGIGVLITGYEDAKIGVTIELLDRGHRMITDDNVVVRRLAENYLEGCNRLDKSQEDSHFFLENKKDGTKIDITTQYGIQSTRARKKIDLLIVLEEWHESEFYDRLGLDEYYTELLGERVPKIVLPVRKGRNLAVILEAAAMNSRLKKIGENSAEIFVAETKKIIEENKRHQGDQAMEKKAIGIADLKNEFGLKVLAGEEYLAKTTVSTVSIHRPALALSGYFDLFEDPENICIQVLSRDEFRYLSSIPEDVREANMRKYLSYPFPMIVTTIDTDIPQWFYDMLKETRLVLCRSPYRKVSQIIANFNGYLETAFNPTISTHGVFLELYGFGVLITGKSQIGKSETALELIHRGHRLVADDFVKFSKDTGGAVVGRAARLPYFMEVRGLGIIDIKALYGLGAVRLNKRLDFVIEMREQKTEDYLTSLHYESGTFEILGKSIPKIVLYMSSGRNAAAMVEIAVMNRMARALGHDPDKLYREGLKKLTEEERKLIEENPR, encoded by the coding sequence TTGAGTAACGCCTCAAACCCCACCATCGGCGATCTGATTGCGGCCCTCTCCCTCGAGGTCCTGAATCCGGGCAATCCCGGCCGGGAGATCGAGGGGCCCAATATCTACCAGATCGGCTATGAGCTGACGGGTTTTTTTAATTACAGCAAGGCCGAGCTGGAGCAGTCCATCCAGATCTGCGGCCGCAAGGAACTCATGTATATCAAGACTTTGCCCCGGGACAAAATCGATTCCCTGCTGGCAAAGTATTTTTCATTTCATTTTCCGGCCCTGATCATCACCTGGGACGACCCGGAAATCGAGGCCGTCATGGTGAAAAAGGCCGCGGCCCAGGACGTGACGCTCCTGAAGAGTAAATTGGACACGCCGGTCACGATCCGGATGCTGAAGGTCTTTTTGCAGAAGCGCTTCGTCGATGAGATGATCCTGCAGGGGCACATTTTCCTTGAAATCTACGGCATCGGCGTTTTGATCACGGGCTATGAGGACGCGAAAATCGGCGTGACCATAGAGCTTTTGGATCGGGGGCACCGGATGATAACCGACGACAACGTCGTCGTCAGAAGGCTCGCCGAAAATTACCTCGAGGGCTGCAATCGCCTCGACAAGAGTCAGGAAGACAGCCATTTCTTTCTGGAAAACAAAAAAGACGGCACGAAGATCGATATCACGACCCAGTACGGCATCCAGTCCACAAGGGCCAGAAAGAAAATCGACCTCCTGATCGTGCTGGAGGAATGGCACGAGAGTGAGTTTTACGACAGATTGGGCCTCGACGAGTATTATACGGAGCTTCTGGGGGAAAGGGTGCCCAAGATCGTCCTTCCGGTCAGGAAAGGGCGCAATCTGGCGGTCATTCTCGAAGCGGCGGCCATGAATAGCAGGCTCAAAAAAATCGGGGAAAATTCCGCCGAAATCTTCGTGGCGGAGACGAAAAAGATCATCGAAGAAAACAAGCGGCATCAGGGGGATCAGGCTATGGAGAAAAAAGCCATCGGGATCGCGGATCTCAAAAATGAATTCGGGCTCAAAGTATTGGCGGGAGAGGAATATCTCGCGAAGACCACGGTGTCCACAGTGTCCATTCACCGGCCGGCCCTGGCCCTTTCGGGCTATTTTGATCTCTTTGAGGATCCGGAAAATATCTGCATCCAGGTCCTTTCCCGGGACGAATTCCGCTACCTCTCGTCGATCCCCGAAGACGTCAGGGAAGCCAATATGAGAAAGTATCTGAGCTATCCCTTTCCGATGATCGTCACGACCATCGATACGGATATCCCCCAATGGTTTTACGACATGCTGAAGGAAACGCGGCTCGTGCTCTGCCGGAGCCCCTACCGCAAGGTTTCCCAGATCATCGCCAATTTCAACGGCTATCTGGAGACGGCCTTCAACCCTACGATTTCCACCCACGGGGTCTTTCTGGAGCTCTACGGCTTCGGCGTATTGATCACGGGAAAGAGTCAGATCGGAAAGAGCGAAACGGCGCTGGAGCTCATCCACCGGGGGCACCGGCTCGTGGCCGACGATTTTGTGAAATTTTCCAAAGATACCGGCGGGGCCGTCGTCGGAAGGGCGGCAAGGCTGCCTTATTTTATGGAAGTGCGCGGCTTGGGCATCATCGACATCAAGGCCCTCTACGGCCTCGGGGCCGTCCGGCTCAACAAAAGGCTCGACTTCGTGATCGAGATGCGGGAACAGAAGACGGAAGACTACTTGACTTCGCTGCATTACGAGAGCGGGACCTTTGAGATCCTCGGGAAAAGCATCCCCAAGATCGTCCTCTACATGTCCTCGGGCAGAAACGCCGCGGCCATGGTGGAGATCGCGGTCATGAACCGCATGGCCCGGGCCTTGGGCCATGATCCCGACAAGCTCTACCGGGAAGGGCTCAAAAAACTCACCGAAGAAGAAAGAAAACTCATAGAGGAGAATCCGAGATAG
- a CDS encoding bifunctional oligoribonuclease/PAP phosphatase NrnA, which translates to MQRILKIIRASRRIIITTHVNPDGDAVGASLGLFLGIRKWASREEDWDPQIRIVLEDKAPDTTAFLPYYERLERWSSDEHYEGDLLICLDAADLKRLGKTAVLAEDHVVVNIDHHITNPGYGKYNYVKDISSTSEIIFRLLQSAGAPLDTEIGECLYTGLVNDTGNFSHDNVTKDTLYMAGTLVGIGVDNAKIIREFLENKSYGAIKLIGEALYYMQFYPEEKLAYYYLPYAEMIRHGGRKEDTESIVERLIEYNEAEAALFIREEETGLLKGSMRSKVDSVDVAKIAGCFGGGGHKKAAGFTAKGTADAVLAKVLRQLSENERKK; encoded by the coding sequence ATGCAAAGAATTTTGAAAATTATCCGGGCCAGCCGGCGCATCATCATCACGACCCATGTGAATCCCGACGGCGACGCCGTGGGCGCGTCTCTGGGGCTTTTTCTGGGGATCCGCAAATGGGCGTCCCGGGAAGAGGACTGGGATCCGCAGATCCGGATCGTGCTGGAGGATAAGGCCCCCGATACGACGGCCTTTCTGCCTTATTATGAACGCCTGGAGCGCTGGAGTTCCGACGAGCACTACGAGGGGGACCTTCTGATCTGCCTGGACGCCGCCGACCTCAAAAGACTGGGGAAAACGGCGGTACTCGCCGAGGACCATGTCGTCGTCAATATCGACCATCACATCACGAACCCCGGCTACGGCAAATACAACTACGTCAAGGACATTTCCTCGACCTCGGAGATCATTTTCCGCCTCCTGCAAAGCGCCGGAGCGCCGCTGGATACGGAGATCGGCGAGTGTCTCTATACGGGGCTCGTAAACGACACCGGCAATTTTTCCCATGACAACGTGACCAAGGATACGCTTTATATGGCGGGGACCTTGGTCGGGATCGGCGTCGATAACGCCAAAATCATCCGGGAGTTTTTGGAGAACAAGAGCTACGGGGCCATCAAGCTCATCGGCGAGGCCTTGTATTACATGCAGTTTTACCCCGAAGAAAAACTGGCCTACTACTATCTTCCTTACGCGGAGATGATCCGGCACGGCGGCAGGAAGGAAGACACCGAGAGCATCGTCGAAAGACTCATCGAGTATAATGAGGCCGAAGCGGCGCTCTTTATCCGGGAGGAGGAGACGGGACTTCTCAAGGGCAGTATGCGCAGCAAAGTCGATTCTGTGGACGTGGCCAAAATCGCGGGCTGCTTCGGTGGCGGCGGGCATAAAAAGGCCGCCGGCTTCACGGCCAAGGGGACGGCGGACGCCGTGCTCGCGAAAGTTTTGAGACAATTGTCGGAAAATGAGCGGAAAAAATAA
- the sepF gene encoding cell division protein SepF: protein MEIVFIRPGRIEDCEKCIPEIKSNKIMLINLSDVENDKAQRIINYLSGAMYMQEGLLKDVAERIFCTIPRGVKHSYLTNEDEEPEITIDR from the coding sequence ATGGAAATCGTATTTATCAGGCCAGGCAGGATTGAAGACTGCGAAAAATGTATCCCGGAAATCAAGAGCAACAAGATAATGCTGATCAATTTGTCCGACGTGGAAAATGACAAAGCCCAGCGGATCATCAACTACCTGAGCGGCGCCATGTATATGCAGGAAGGCCTGCTGAAGGACGTGGCCGAACGGATTTTCTGCACGATCCCCCGGGGGGTCAAGCACTCGTATCTGACAAATGAAGACGAAGAACCGGAAATCACCATCGACAGATGA